ATGCGTTTCATCCATGGCAATATTGAAACCGTCCGGTTTAAGCGTTTCAATGATCTCATCCTGCAGATCGAACATGATCTTATGGGTATCCGGGTTCGCGATATCGAGATTGCGATACCCCTTCTGTCGAACATCGATATCATCAACGAAGTATTTCACCATGTCCGGCGCATGCCTGAGGTACTGTACGCGCCCCCACGACGCGAAGTACGGTATCGGCTCAATGCCGCGCACGCGCGCGTAGTTGAACACTTCTACCCACTCCTCTTTCGTGCGGCCTTTATCGCCGATAGGGTATGAATCGAATGGGAATGTCGTCGGCGATCCAAAACTGTCGAGGGATATGAACGCCTTGTTCAGCCGCAGCAGGAACATCGTATCGATAGTACGCTTGATAACATCTACCGGTTTTGAATCATGGATGAGCCAGCCGCGGAAGCCCATGCGCGGTGCGTCATAGAGCGTCATCGCCGGAAGCGAGCGCTCCGCGGTACATCGTGCACGGTTCGCCATAAGTATAAGCGTTGCAATGCCCCGGAGCACGCCCTCCGGTGTCCGTCCGTTGATGGTGACCTTCGCCGGAGCAAGTTCCAGTTTGAACGCTTCCGGCACGGCCAGTTTCGCACGTTCACCGGCAGACAGAGATGCATCCGCAATATCGCCGACGCTGAACATGAATACGGCCTTCGGTCCGCCGTCAACGGTCATGGCCTCCTTCAGCATCTTCTTTATGCCTCCGTCGACCGAGATGCCGTTCTCGCTGATCGATCCGCCGCCGGGGAGCGCGAATACGCCCGCGATGCGTATCATTTTTACCGGAACGCCGGCGAGGAGGAGCTCTGGTACGGTGAGCCGTTTCGTGAACACACCGGCAACTCCGGCAGGCGCGGTCGTCGCATCCGCTGCCGGCAATGACAGTGTCAGCGGCAAAAATTCCTTCGGAACATGATACGTCGCCCCGGCGAGCGGTGCCCAGGTGGTATGCTCCTCTTTCCCGCGCGGGTTATGCCGTGTGGTGTTGATGAATATCTTCTGCTCCCCGCCGACGATACGTTCAAAAATGTCCTTCACACGCACACGTATCTCACATGTCCATTCCTTTGCCCCGATAGCGGCCTTCGCATCCCAGTCGCCGCTGAAATTCGCGGCAGCCGAGGGATACCACGTTATGCTCGGTTTCCCGATATTCCTCTGGTCCCAATGCTTTGCGCCGTATGCATTGACAAGGATATGCGCATAGGAGACCTGATCGACGGAGATGAACGTTTCAGTGCAGTCATCGGCATAGATGCCGATCGCATCGGTCTTAGTCGCCTTTATCCCGGCGGTATCCGGCTCTTCAATACGGTATGCGATATAGAGATAGCCGTCCTTAAGCGCAGCATACGCTTCGCTTTTCAGCGCGCTTTCTTTCCCGACATCGCCGAGCACGCGGAACGGCCCGAACCGCACAGCGCCTTTCCACAGCGCATCGTCCAGTTTCCCGTCAAGCGTTACGCTGTCAATGCGCGGCGTAAGAATGATGTCGTCGTTCGATCCGAGCTCATCAAGACGGACATCCTTGAACGTCGCCGTAACATGCGCTTCGGTTGCCGATATGCAGATACGCATCCGTGTCCTTCCCGCCGGTACCGGAATGACGACTTTCGATGACGCATAGCCGGCTGTCTTACGCACCGGCGTTCCGTATATCATCCCCTTCTCATCCCATTTCCCGTCAGCCCCGGCGAGATAAAAGAATGCCCGGGCGCTCCCCGATCCTTCGACATTCACCGACATGCTGAACAGATACCGCGAACCGCTTTTGATATCGATGTCCTTATACGCCCGCGTCATGTAGCGGTCAAAGCCTTTTTCGCCTCGTTTTATGATGATGCCGTCATCGACAGCGGCGACTGAGCCATCGTCTTTATTATCGCATTGCAGCGAGCCCCGGTCCCGCGGACCTATCGACAGAGCCGCTCCGAAAGCACCGGCGGTAAAAACAAGGAAAAGAATGGATCTCAGCATTGTTCTCTCCATAACGCTGCATAATACATATTATAATACATATTTTTATATATTGTCAAGTGCCATCGCGTCCTGCTGCGGGAAAACACCGTTGCCTGCAACGAGATTTTCATAAACAGCAATAGACCTTGGGTCGATCAGAACAGCACTTTGCACCCGCTGTTCTCCGTGTGCACGCCATTTTCCTCACGCCCCCGGACGCCGTTCCGCTGCTACAGCCTGGGATCATTTCTTCGGACGGAATACAAAACGCACCCCGACGAGGGCGCGAAGGAAATACATCCCGCAGGAAAGAAGGGGATGTGCGATAAGTCGAGTCCATTTCCACGACTCAGTGAACACGCCGAACATGCGGTAGTACATACCGAGCTGCTTTTTCACGTCCGCATCCTCTGCGCCCCATTTTGCCGTATAGGTATCAAAGCTCCCTATGTAGTATGATTTCTTTTTGAGATATTTGCTAAGCTCGAATTCCGCCTCATTATGGAAAATACACGTTTTCTGCTTTTGGTGGTCGACGCCGCGGTCATGGAGGAATGCGCCGAACAAAGCATTCCATCTCACGTTCTCCGTCCGCGTGCGGTCATCAAGCAGTGCGATAGCGCCGCGCGCTTTTATTTTCTTATCAATATCCCAGTCCTCAGGGCCGCTCATCGTCTCGTCGAATCCGCCGGCGCGTATGAAGGCGCTTCTCCGGAAAAAGCGTGCACCGTCGATGACCGTGCCGTCATAGAACGAACGCTCGAAACGCCGCACCCTGCTGAAGAAATTCCTCCCAAGCACGATCTCCGGGATATGGAGCGCATCCGCCTTTGT
This sequence is a window from Spirochaetota bacterium. Protein-coding genes within it:
- a CDS encoding glycosyltransferase gives rise to the protein MKTRVSVTITTKNESANIERCIRSIALQDVPVRIVVVDNGSTDDTKKIARKYTRFVYDKGPERSAQRNYGMIKRSATEFVMFIDADMILSSGVIRACLTAMAGTKADALHIPEIVLGRNFFSRVRRFERSFYDGTVIDGARFFRRSAFIRAGGFDETMSGPEDWDIDKKIKARGAIALLDDRTRTENVRWNALFGAFLHDRGVDHQKQKTCIFHNEAEFELSKYLKKKSYYIGSFDTYTAKWGAEDADVKKQLGMYYRMFGVFTESWKWTRLIAHPLLSCGMYFLRALVGVRFVFRPKK